The following are encoded in a window of uncultured Sphaerochaeta sp. genomic DNA:
- the murJ gene encoding murein biosynthesis integral membrane protein MurJ, translating into MQDSTQSSKTAKSSFAIMLCTIASRLLGIVKARVLSSVFGASGVADVINFTFNIPNNFRKLFAEGAVNSALIPAFSSLLGLGKKRSSLHLFSLLCTYQTILLIPLVLLSYFFGEEFISLISDFDSAQVALGAKLLPFFMVYLAAISMAAIFNGVLQSHHNFLHAYLSPLLFSLSVIFGVQYLTPYLGAMSMAWATLVGGLLQGSYSYLMLRRYGYRLKPAIRQADTPLKPVIGAWSLVVLGMGMQVLTQLVTYHFASTLNEGSVTAFANATIFYQTPYGVFFNAISAVSLPLLSRSYALGQMQEMQKHTRHSIVQLTSLLLPSGIILFFLSQESVSVVLQTGNYTLADAQLTALALRPFLLFMVTTSWYAMLLRLGYSANRYALMTKITFFQNIVDILLMWVFISLGWGIISLALANGLSYVALLGFLSFKLRDLYNPMKDTRLRRGLLRTIAANIPILGYCLLYASFGMTWYQSGSNLKNLLILSLVALGSLVVWLLSYALLKVELLSLFRSKQQGSNL; encoded by the coding sequence TTGCAAGATTCTACGCAAAGTAGCAAGACAGCCAAAAGCAGTTTTGCCATCATGCTCTGCACGATTGCAAGCAGGCTGCTCGGGATCGTGAAAGCTCGTGTACTCTCCTCGGTCTTTGGAGCGAGTGGGGTGGCTGATGTGATTAACTTCACATTCAACATCCCCAACAATTTCCGAAAACTCTTTGCTGAAGGGGCCGTCAACTCAGCACTCATTCCTGCTTTTTCCAGCCTACTTGGATTAGGGAAGAAGCGGAGCTCTCTTCATCTCTTCAGCTTGCTTTGCACCTACCAGACCATTCTTCTTATACCCTTGGTATTGCTCTCCTATTTCTTTGGTGAAGAGTTCATTTCCCTTATCAGTGACTTTGACAGTGCCCAGGTTGCCTTGGGAGCAAAACTACTTCCTTTCTTCATGGTCTATCTGGCAGCCATCAGCATGGCGGCGATCTTTAATGGTGTATTGCAATCTCATCACAACTTCCTCCATGCCTATCTTTCCCCTTTGCTTTTCTCACTCTCTGTAATCTTTGGGGTGCAGTATCTCACTCCTTACCTTGGGGCAATGAGTATGGCTTGGGCTACTCTGGTTGGAGGACTGCTGCAAGGTTCCTACTCCTACCTTATGCTCAGACGCTATGGATATCGACTAAAACCAGCAATAAGGCAAGCAGATACACCCCTGAAACCTGTCATTGGGGCATGGTCCTTGGTCGTACTCGGAATGGGAATGCAGGTTCTCACGCAGTTGGTGACCTATCACTTTGCATCCACCTTGAACGAAGGGAGTGTAACAGCCTTCGCAAATGCAACAATCTTTTACCAGACGCCTTACGGGGTCTTTTTCAACGCAATCAGTGCAGTAAGTCTTCCGTTGCTCAGTCGCTCCTATGCCCTGGGCCAGATGCAAGAGATGCAAAAACATACCCGTCATAGCATTGTTCAACTGACCAGTCTCCTGCTTCCCAGTGGTATTATTCTGTTCTTCCTTAGTCAGGAGAGTGTCAGCGTGGTGTTGCAGACCGGTAATTACACGCTTGCAGATGCCCAACTGACAGCATTGGCTCTTCGACCCTTCCTGTTGTTCATGGTAACCACCAGCTGGTATGCAATGCTGCTACGTCTCGGCTATAGTGCAAACCGTTATGCCCTGATGACCAAGATCACCTTTTTTCAGAACATAGTGGACATCCTTCTCATGTGGGTTTTCATATCCTTGGGGTGGGGGATCATATCACTTGCTCTAGCAAATGGATTAAGCTATGTAGCACTACTTGGATTCTTGTCTTTCAAACTGAGAGATCTCTACAATCCGATGAAGGATACACGACTGAGACGTGGATTGCTGCGTACTATAGCCGCAAATATACCGATACTTGGGTACTGCTTGCTTTATGCTTCATTCGGTATGACTTGGTATCAGAGTGGATCAAACTTGAAAAACCTTTTGATTCTTAGTCTGGTTGCTCTTGGCTCTCTTGTGGTATGGCTCCTCTCCTATGCATTGCTGAAGGTGGAGCTACTCTCACTCTTCCGTTCCAAGCAGCAAGGCAGCAACCTGTAA
- a CDS encoding glycoside hydrolase family 2 TIM barrel-domain containing protein, with amino-acid sequence MQERYSVNEHTVLVEYPRPQLVRDSYENLNGWWDFAISNEETRPQYFPLSILVPFSPETKLSGLQTKITPNLRLWYHRTLTYTALSPDSRLLLHFEAVDHACEVFLNGIEVGSHQGGYLPFSFDITDLLKEENDLLVKVVDPGDSEPIIRGKQASKASGIFYQGQSGIHQTVWIEEVPRFYIKNLIITPDLAQHCWYVQVIPNDGIHEVTISYLDGYKQCKGMSNQRLCCQVEKVHPWSPEDPYLYPLTVQLGSDIVTSYVGLRSFEVKDGRLLLNGKPYYHHGILDQGYWPHSLYTAPSDQAIIDDLVMVKKLGFNMVRKHAKVESRRWYYHCDHLGLLVWQDMVSGGRPPIQPIMSAPLFVPGFMVKDHHYRLLGSQDMKYREMFATELTQMIETLYNCVSIAMWVVFNEGWGQFDARNMYSLVKDLDSSRTIDCTSGWYDQGIGEFSSRHVYFKQYRHKPDKLGRAIILSEFGGYLYRVEGHDDEGEKSFGYKHLHDRTAFNDAFFRLYEEEVYPAKQKGLAASVYTQLTDVQQELNGLVTFDRMVIKLDEVVALQVAALLLGTEE; translated from the coding sequence ATGCAGGAAAGGTACAGCGTCAATGAACATACTGTCTTGGTAGAATACCCACGACCACAGCTGGTCCGAGACTCCTACGAGAACCTTAATGGTTGGTGGGATTTTGCAATAAGCAACGAAGAGACCAGGCCACAATATTTCCCTCTTAGCATTCTTGTACCCTTCTCACCGGAAACAAAACTCAGTGGATTGCAAACTAAGATTACCCCAAATCTGAGACTCTGGTACCATCGTACACTAACATATACTGCACTCTCTCCCGATTCACGACTCCTGCTGCATTTTGAGGCTGTTGATCATGCATGCGAGGTCTTCCTGAATGGTATTGAGGTTGGATCGCATCAGGGAGGATACCTCCCCTTCTCCTTCGATATTACAGATCTTCTCAAGGAAGAGAACGACTTGTTGGTCAAGGTTGTTGACCCTGGAGACAGTGAGCCGATCATAAGAGGTAAACAGGCATCCAAAGCGTCGGGAATATTCTATCAGGGGCAAAGTGGCATTCACCAGACTGTCTGGATTGAGGAAGTCCCCCGGTTCTATATCAAGAACCTTATCATCACCCCTGACCTTGCACAGCACTGCTGGTATGTCCAGGTTATTCCAAATGATGGGATACATGAGGTTACCATCTCATACCTGGATGGGTATAAACAGTGCAAGGGAATGAGTAACCAACGTCTTTGTTGTCAGGTGGAGAAAGTGCACCCTTGGAGTCCTGAAGATCCATATCTCTACCCCCTCACCGTACAGCTGGGCAGTGATATCGTGACAAGTTATGTTGGGTTGCGTAGCTTTGAGGTGAAGGATGGAAGATTATTGCTCAACGGAAAACCCTATTACCATCACGGAATCCTGGACCAAGGATACTGGCCTCATAGTCTCTATACCGCTCCAAGTGACCAAGCAATCATTGATGATTTGGTCATGGTGAAGAAGTTGGGCTTTAACATGGTCCGTAAACATGCAAAGGTGGAGAGTCGAAGATGGTATTACCATTGTGACCATCTAGGTCTTCTTGTCTGGCAGGATATGGTAAGTGGGGGAAGGCCTCCTATTCAACCCATTATGTCTGCCCCACTCTTTGTGCCTGGTTTCATGGTGAAAGACCACCACTATCGACTGCTGGGCAGTCAGGACATGAAATACCGAGAGATGTTTGCCACTGAGCTTACACAGATGATAGAAACACTCTATAACTGTGTCAGTATTGCCATGTGGGTTGTCTTCAATGAAGGTTGGGGGCAATTCGATGCGAGAAACATGTACTCTCTCGTCAAAGATCTCGATTCAAGTAGAACTATCGATTGTACCAGCGGCTGGTATGACCAGGGCATTGGTGAATTTTCTTCCCGCCATGTATATTTCAAGCAGTACCGCCATAAACCAGACAAACTCGGCAGGGCAATCATTCTCTCAGAATTTGGAGGTTATCTGTATCGGGTTGAAGGGCATGACGATGAAGGAGAAAAATCCTTTGGTTATAAACATCTGCATGATCGTACAGCATTCAATGATGCCTTCTTCAGGCTCTACGAGGAAGAAGTATATCCTGCCAAACAAAAAGGGCTCGCTGCTTCCGTCTATACTCAATTGACTGATGTACAGCAGGAACTCAATGGATTGGTTACATTTGACAGAATGGTGATAAAGCTGGATGAGGTGGTTGCCTTACAGGTTGCTGCCTTGCTGCTTGGAACGGAAGAGTGA
- the greA gene encoding transcription elongation factor GreA, translating into MGFQEIENLLKEEQWTRSTVTTYTTSSFQELDKNIKEMDEEQKTEAKSLCDTHLSEKERNSIIAMYISGSIQLERRGADDYLQLLSLIEMFMEAKKWNIVEYLSQKILSRNENKHALRLLADSYEQMGKEEEKFQLWERLVKVDYEEVEIVRQLASHAKQKGNKDKAISFYKKGIHRLIKRKDVSSVRAMFTALLELEEDNFGYFISVADQVSAVSKSTAVALLRDLENASKDDIDHQIECQKQMLALDREDTFARENLIKSYKTKYKTHSRLKSCLESSALTSNINRDILHSIEDFETNIAFDKGTFVFQNSTNRIGRIRSIDESDVIVDFAGQSSKEGSRMSTSMAFKSLQALPKSHIWVLKSALPREKLSKKVQEDIPWTLKTLMASNEGRINLKEMKSELVPSILDVKEWTPWLNQAKKELMTNPLFDLSSNDVDTYLLRSTPVSYEEKQLQVFRNEKNIYDKIKSLKDFIAAKGDVESDFFFEMVRYFSDLFFEENGAFKPIVVANDITFSCYLLLEELVKYQNMNFISYPDALTFAMLYERCDNVEATFAAIKDPELKKAFIDHVVEEIPGWEKILAVLFDSYLTGYIPDVYKQKKKYSALAGIYRNAVENFKEKGNTLIYLLKNGDKKYWEKAGITAEQLLYTELQLLDFTNRCIDNRKDVQENRKNAKTLMGFLFDERAVLNFVAAGNEERAQKIYSLVANVFNLPGGKKIEIKHAISEQFPSFKFFDEVEPINKQSVVPTGLFCTPSSLAAKKKEIDHIQHVELPEVAKEIGEARELGDLRENSEYKYGKEKQSLLNNTLRRLAEEVDRATVITKDKVDSSKIGFGTKVVMMDNIKAEEVVFTIMGPWESNPNENIINLLAPFGRALLNHEVGERFTFTLNDQNYDFTVKSISVVDF; encoded by the coding sequence GCACCTCAGTGAGAAGGAGCGAAACAGCATCATTGCCATGTACATCAGTGGGTCCATCCAATTGGAACGCAGAGGAGCGGATGATTATCTGCAGCTGCTCAGCCTCATTGAGATGTTCATGGAAGCCAAGAAATGGAATATTGTTGAATATCTCTCACAGAAAATTCTCAGCCGAAATGAAAACAAGCATGCGCTTCGCTTGCTTGCTGATTCATATGAACAGATGGGAAAGGAAGAAGAGAAATTCCAGCTTTGGGAACGTTTGGTCAAGGTGGATTACGAAGAAGTCGAGATCGTCCGCCAACTTGCCTCACATGCAAAGCAGAAGGGAAACAAGGATAAAGCCATCTCCTTCTACAAGAAAGGTATCCACAGACTTATCAAGAGAAAGGATGTCTCCTCAGTGAGAGCAATGTTCACTGCCCTTCTTGAATTGGAAGAAGACAACTTCGGTTACTTCATCTCTGTAGCAGACCAGGTGTCTGCTGTGAGCAAGAGCACTGCAGTTGCTTTGTTGCGTGACCTTGAGAATGCAAGCAAGGATGACATTGACCATCAGATCGAATGTCAGAAACAGATGCTTGCCCTTGACCGCGAAGATACCTTTGCCAGGGAAAACTTGATTAAGAGTTACAAGACAAAATACAAGACCCATTCCAGGCTCAAGAGCTGTCTTGAGTCCAGTGCACTGACAAGCAATATCAATCGTGACATTCTCCACAGTATCGAGGATTTCGAAACAAATATTGCGTTCGACAAGGGTACCTTTGTATTCCAGAACAGTACAAACCGAATCGGTAGAATACGGTCAATTGATGAAAGTGATGTCATCGTGGATTTTGCTGGACAGTCAAGCAAGGAAGGCAGCAGGATGTCTACCTCAATGGCTTTCAAGAGCTTGCAGGCACTTCCAAAGAGTCATATCTGGGTGCTCAAGAGCGCATTGCCAAGAGAGAAACTCAGCAAGAAAGTACAGGAGGATATTCCCTGGACACTGAAGACCTTGATGGCCAGCAATGAGGGAAGGATCAACCTGAAAGAGATGAAGAGTGAACTGGTTCCCTCCATCCTTGATGTCAAGGAGTGGACTCCATGGCTCAATCAGGCCAAGAAGGAGTTGATGACCAACCCACTATTCGATCTTTCCAGCAATGATGTGGATACATATCTTCTCCGCTCCACCCCTGTAAGCTATGAAGAGAAACAGCTCCAGGTTTTCAGGAATGAGAAGAATATCTATGACAAGATCAAGAGCCTGAAGGATTTTATTGCTGCAAAGGGAGACGTCGAGAGTGACTTCTTTTTTGAGATGGTGCGGTACTTCAGTGACCTCTTCTTCGAGGAAAATGGTGCCTTTAAGCCGATCGTGGTAGCGAATGACATTACATTCAGTTGTTACTTGTTGCTCGAGGAGTTGGTAAAATATCAGAATATGAACTTTATCAGCTACCCTGATGCGCTGACCTTTGCAATGCTCTATGAGCGCTGTGATAATGTTGAGGCGACCTTTGCTGCAATCAAAGATCCCGAGCTAAAGAAAGCCTTCATCGACCATGTGGTTGAGGAAATTCCTGGCTGGGAGAAAATCCTTGCAGTACTGTTTGACTCTTACCTCACTGGATACATCCCCGATGTCTACAAGCAGAAGAAGAAGTACAGTGCCCTTGCAGGTATTTACCGTAATGCGGTGGAAAACTTCAAGGAAAAAGGGAATACCCTGATCTATCTGCTCAAGAACGGTGATAAGAAGTATTGGGAGAAAGCTGGTATTACTGCTGAGCAGTTGCTATACACCGAATTGCAATTGCTCGACTTCACCAACCGCTGTATCGACAACCGAAAGGATGTACAGGAAAACCGCAAGAACGCAAAGACGCTCATGGGTTTCCTCTTTGATGAACGTGCCGTCCTGAACTTTGTGGCGGCGGGTAACGAAGAAAGGGCCCAGAAGATTTACAGCCTTGTGGCAAATGTATTCAATCTTCCTGGTGGAAAGAAAATTGAGATCAAGCATGCAATCAGCGAGCAGTTCCCCTCATTCAAATTTTTTGATGAAGTGGAGCCGATCAACAAGCAGAGCGTTGTTCCCACCGGTCTTTTCTGTACTCCCAGCAGTCTTGCTGCCAAGAAGAAGGAGATTGATCATATCCAGCATGTGGAACTGCCAGAGGTTGCCAAGGAAATTGGTGAAGCAAGGGAGTTGGGAGATCTTCGAGAGAACAGCGAATACAAGTATGGCAAGGAGAAACAGAGTCTCCTGAACAATACTTTGCGCAGACTTGCCGAAGAGGTCGATCGTGCTACAGTTATTACCAAGGACAAGGTAGACTCTTCTAAAATTGGGTTTGGCACCAAGGTGGTTATGATGGACAACATCAAAGCCGAAGAAGTGGTGTTCACCATCATGGGACCGTGGGAATCCAATCCCAATGAGAATATCATCAACCTTCTGGCCCCATTCGGTAGAGCCTTGCTCAATCATGAGGTCGGAGAGCGATTTACCTTTACCCTCAACGATCAGAATTATGACTTTACGGTCAAATCAATTTCAGTCGTTGATTTCTAG